A single window of Macaca mulatta isolate MMU2019108-1 chromosome 9, T2T-MMU8v2.0, whole genome shotgun sequence DNA harbors:
- the PSD gene encoding PH and SEC7 domain-containing protein 1 isoform X4 gives MPLKSPVPFLPGTSPSADGPDSFSCVFEAILESHRAKGTSYTSLASLEALASPGPTQSPFFTFELPPQPPAPRPDPPAPAPLAPLEPDSGTSSAADGPWTQRGEEEEAEARAKLAPGREPPSPCHSEDSLGLGAAPLGSEPPLSQLVSDSDSELDSTERLALGSTDTLSNGQKADLEAAQRLAKRLYRLDGFRKADVARHLGKNNDFSKLVAGEYLKFFVFTGMTLDQALRVFLKELALMGETQERERVLAHFSQRYFQCNPEALSSEDGAHTLTCALMLLNTDLHGHNIGKRMTCGDFIGNLEGLNDGGDFPRELLKALYSSIKNEKLQWAIDEEELRRSLSELADPNPKVIKRISGGSGSGSSPFLDLTPEPGAAVYKHGALVRKVHADPDCRKTPRGKRGWKSFHGILKGMILYLQKEEYKPGKALSETELKNAISIHHALATRASDYSKRPHVFYLRTADWRVFLFQAPSLEQMQSWITRINVVAAMFSAPPFPAAVSSQKKFSRPLLPSAATRLSQEEQVRTHEAKLKAMASELREHRAAQLGKKGRGKEAEEQRQKEAYLEFEKSRYSTYAALLRVKLKAGSEELDAVEAALAQAGSTEDGLPPSHSSPSLQSKPSSQPRAQRHSSEPRPGAGSGRRKP, from the exons ATGCCTCTCAAGTCACCTGTGCCCTTTCTACCTGGGACCAGCCCCTCGGCTGATGGGCCTGACTCTTTCAGTTGTGTGTTCGAAGCCATCCTGGAGTCACACCGGGCCAAAGGCACCTCCTATACCAGCCTCGCCTCGCTGGAGGCCTTGGCCTCACCTGGCCCAACCCAGAGCCCCTTCTTCACCTTTGAGCTGCCTCCCCAACCCCCTGCCCCCCGGCCTGACCCACCAGCTCCCGCCCCACTTGCCCCTCTTGAACCGGATTCTGGTACCAGCTCTGCTGCTGATGGTCcttggacacagagaggggaggaggaggaggcagaggccagagccAAGCTGGCCCCAGGGAGGGAGCCCCCTAGTCCCTGCCACTCAGAGGACAGCCTTGGGCTGGGTGCAGCACCCCTTGGCAG CGAACCACCCCTGAGCCAGCTGGTGTCCGACTCAGACTCAGAGCTGGACAGCACAGAGCGGCTGGCCCTGGGAAGCACAGACACCTTGTCCAATGGGCAGAAAGCAGACCTGGAGGCTGCACAGCGCCTGGCCAAGAGACTATACCGACTAGACGGCTTCAGGAAGGCTGATGTGGCCCGGCACCTTGGCAAGAA CAATGACTTCAGCAAACTGGTGGCTGGGGAGTACCTCAAGTTCTTTGTCTTCACGGGCATGACTCTGGACCAAGCTCTCAG GGTGTTTCTGAAGGAGCTGGCCTTAATGGGTGAGACCCAGGAACGAGAGCGCGTGCTGGCCCACTTCTCCCAGCGATACTTCCAGTGCAATCCTGAAGCCCTGTCCTCAGAGG ACGGCGCCCACACTCTGACCTGTGCGCTCATGCTGCTCAACACCGATCTCCACGGCCAC AACATCGGGAAGCGCATGACCTGCGGGGACTTCATCGGGAACCTGGAGGGCCTCAATGACGGCGGCGACTTCCCTAGGGAGCTGCTCAAG GCCTTGTACAGCTCCATCAAGAATGAgaagctgcagtgggccat AGACGAGGAGGAGCTGAGACGCTCTCTGTCTGAGTTGGCCGACCCCAACCCCAAGGTCATCAAGCGGATCAGCGGGGGCAGTGGCAGCGGCTCCAGCCCTTTCCTGGACCTGACTCCCGAGCCCGGGGCTGCTGTCTACAAGCACGGGGCCCTGGTGCGAAAGGTGCATGCAGACCCTGACTGCAGGAAGA CACCTCGGGGCAAGCGGGGCTGGAAGAGCTTCCACGGGATCCTCAAGGGCATGATCCTCTACCTGCAGAAG GAGGAGTACAAGCCTGGGAAGGCCCTTTCAGAGACGGAGCTCAAGAATGCCATCAGCATCCACCATGCCCTGGCCACTCGTGCCAGTGACTACAGCAAGAGGCCCCATGTCTTCTACCTGCGCACAGCTGACTGGCGGGTCTTCCTCTTCCAGGCCCC GAGCCTGGAGCAGATGCAGTCCTGGATCACGCGCATCAATGTAGTAGCCGCTATGTTCTCTGCGCCCCCCTTCCCAGCTGCTGTTAGCTCCCAAAAGAAGTTCAGCCGCCCTCTCCTGCCCAGCGCTGCCACCCGCCTCTCCCAG GAGGAACAGGTGCGGACCCACGAGGCCAAGCTGAAGGCCATGGCAAGTGAGCTGCGGGAGCACCGAGCCGCCCAGCTGGGCAAGAAGGGCCGGGGCAAGGAGGCTGAAGAGCAGCGGCAGAAGGAGGCCTACCTGGAGTTTGAG AAATCCCGCTATAGCACCTATGCAGCGCTGCTTCGGGTCAAGCTGAAGGCAGGCAGCGAGGAGCTGGATGCAGTGGAGGCAGCACTAGCCCAGGCCGGGAGCACAGAGGACGGACTCCCTCCTTCTCACTCCAGTCCCTCCCTGCAGTCCAAACCCTCCAGCCAGCCCCGGGCTCAGCGTCACAGCTCAGAGCCTCGGCCAGGGGCAGGCAGTGGGCGGCGGAAGCCCTGA